The following are encoded together in the Desulfovibrio desulfuricans DSM 642 genome:
- a CDS encoding efflux RND transporter permease subunit: protein MAAFFINRPIFAWVIAIIIMLAGLLALGRLPVAHYPDIALPQISISAQYPGATASIVDRSVTQIIEQQIKGLDNLLHMKSTSSSSGGTEITLTFAAGTDADTAQVQVQNKVQQALSLLPDTVQRQGVQASKAVDNSFMTVAFYDASDTMRPNDISDYVASSLVDPLSRVQGVGAITLYGFQNAMRIWCDPDKMRQYKLNPQDIIAAVRAQNAQVAGGQVGAAPALPGQEINIAINASSSLETAEQFEQIQLRVEENGSAVLLKDVARIELNEESSMGTTFFNGHAGTGLAFKLSSGANVLQTTRGIKAELQSLASFFPPGLKYAYADDRAPIVEKSIRSVVRTLFEAIALVVAVMFVFMQSYRATLIPAIAVPVVLLGVFAVFAATGFSINTLTMFGMVLAIGLLVDDAIVVVENVERLMRDEGLSPKEAALKSMRQITGALVGVAVVISAVFVPMAFMPGSTGAIFRQFSVTIVASMVLSVVVAIVLTPALCATMLRAHGNGAGEGFFGRFNRWFAAFTERYSRGVSGMVRHPLRWGVVFAVLAAGCLALFMLLPSAFLPDEDQGILYVDVQLPPGASLERTEKIVKEIDAYFRKDEKDSIESVMSVIGWGFSGSGQNSAMVLPLLKDWSKRGPGQSASDVMERATERFSSIAGAEIVVMSPPAVMELGTSSGFELELMDRGGKGHAALLNAKDALLESAAKSTAVTSVRYSGMADTEQYDLVIDNSKAGAYGLSRAEINSAISAYWAGEYINDFSDKGRTKKVYLQAEPSVRAGVDDFRRFYQRNTKDEMVPFSSFIGVKSVLASPSLTRYQGIPSVKIEGAAAPGQSTGQAMTAMEKSAASLPPGFDYAWTGLSYQQRVSASQAPLLYAVSIIVVFLCLAALYESWTIPLAVLLAVPTGIVGAQGGVYLRGMNNDIYLQIALLTIIGLSAKNSILIVEFAREMHRGGKDLVAATVEASRLRLRPIIMTSLCFILGVVPLALSSGAGSGAQNALGTAVLTGMITATGLGIYYTPLFFIVVTRFFSGKLRRKEPSAEPAAQPEQH, encoded by the coding sequence ATGGCAGCTTTTTTCATCAATCGCCCCATCTTCGCCTGGGTTATTGCCATCATCATTATGCTGGCCGGTCTGCTGGCTCTTGGCAGGCTCCCCGTTGCGCATTACCCGGATATCGCCCTGCCGCAGATATCCATCTCTGCCCAGTACCCCGGAGCGACCGCGTCCATTGTTGACCGCAGCGTCACGCAGATCATTGAGCAGCAGATAAAAGGCCTGGACAACCTGCTGCACATGAAATCAACCAGCAGTTCCTCCGGCGGTACGGAAATTACCCTCACCTTTGCTGCGGGCACGGATGCCGATACGGCGCAGGTGCAGGTGCAGAACAAGGTGCAGCAGGCTCTTTCCCTGCTGCCAGATACAGTGCAGCGGCAGGGCGTTCAGGCGTCCAAAGCCGTGGACAATTCGTTCATGACAGTGGCTTTTTACGATGCCAGCGACACCATGCGCCCCAATGACATAAGCGACTACGTGGCAAGCTCGCTGGTTGACCCCTTGAGCCGCGTTCAGGGCGTTGGTGCAATCACCCTGTATGGTTTTCAAAATGCCATGCGCATCTGGTGCGACCCGGATAAAATGCGCCAGTACAAGCTGAATCCTCAGGATATTATTGCTGCCGTGCGCGCCCAGAACGCCCAGGTTGCTGGCGGTCAGGTGGGGGCGGCCCCTGCCTTGCCGGGGCAGGAGATCAATATTGCCATCAACGCCTCATCCAGCCTGGAAACAGCGGAACAGTTTGAACAGATTCAACTGCGGGTGGAAGAAAACGGCTCCGCAGTACTGCTCAAGGATGTTGCCCGCATCGAACTGAATGAAGAAAGTTCCATGGGCACCACATTTTTCAACGGGCATGCGGGTACGGGGCTGGCTTTCAAGCTTTCATCGGGGGCCAACGTTCTGCAAACCACCAGGGGAATCAAGGCCGAATTGCAGTCGCTCGCCAGCTTTTTCCCGCCGGGGCTCAAATATGCCTATGCCGATGACCGCGCGCCCATTGTGGAAAAATCCATACGCTCGGTTGTGCGTACCCTGTTTGAGGCCATCGCGCTTGTGGTCGCGGTGATGTTTGTGTTCATGCAGAGCTACCGCGCCACGCTTATTCCGGCCATTGCCGTACCTGTGGTGCTGCTCGGGGTGTTCGCGGTATTTGCGGCCACGGGTTTTTCCATCAACACATTGACCATGTTCGGCATGGTGCTGGCTATTGGTCTTTTGGTGGATGACGCCATTGTTGTGGTGGAAAATGTGGAGCGCCTCATGCGAGACGAGGGGCTTTCCCCAAAGGAGGCCGCGCTCAAATCCATGAGGCAGATAACCGGGGCACTTGTGGGCGTTGCCGTGGTCATATCCGCCGTGTTTGTTCCCATGGCCTTTATGCCCGGCTCCACCGGGGCAATCTTCCGGCAGTTTTCCGTGACCATTGTTGCGTCAATGGTACTTTCTGTAGTGGTTGCCATTGTGCTTACGCCTGCCCTGTGCGCCACCATGCTGCGTGCGCATGGCAATGGAGCGGGCGAAGGCTTCTTTGGGCGCTTCAACCGATGGTTTGCCGCCTTTACGGAACGCTACAGTCGTGGCGTGAGCGGCATGGTGCGGCACCCCTTGCGGTGGGGCGTGGTATTTGCGGTTTTGGCAGCAGGGTGCCTGGCTTTGTTTATGCTTTTGCCCTCGGCATTTTTGCCGGATGAAGATCAGGGCATCCTGTATGTTGACGTGCAGTTGCCGCCGGGCGCGTCACTTGAGCGCACGGAAAAGATTGTCAAAGAGATTGATGCCTACTTTCGCAAAGACGAAAAGGATTCCATAGAAAGCGTCATGAGCGTTATCGGCTGGGGATTCAGCGGTTCCGGCCAGAACTCGGCCATGGTGCTTCCCCTGCTCAAGGACTGGAGCAAACGCGGCCCGGGGCAGAGCGCCTCTGACGTGATGGAACGCGCCACGGAACGGTTTTCATCCATAGCCGGGGCGGAAATAGTTGTGATGTCGCCCCCGGCGGTCATGGAGCTTGGCACTTCCTCCGGCTTTGAGCTGGAACTGATGGATCGCGGCGGCAAAGGGCATGCGGCCTTGCTCAACGCCAAGGATGCCCTGCTGGAAAGTGCGGCAAAATCCACTGCTGTTACCAGCGTAAGGTATAGCGGCATGGCCGATACCGAGCAGTACGATCTGGTCATCGACAACAGCAAGGCTGGCGCTTACGGCCTGAGCAGAGCCGAAATAAACAGCGCCATCAGCGCCTACTGGGCGGGTGAATATATCAATGATTTTTCGGATAAGGGCAGAACAAAAAAGGTATACCTTCAGGCGGAGCCTTCGGTTCGCGCCGGAGTAGACGATTTCAGGCGCTTTTATCAGCGCAACACCAAGGACGAGATGGTGCCGTTCTCCAGTTTTATCGGCGTAAAGTCCGTTTTGGCTTCCCCAAGCCTGACCCGCTATCAGGGCATACCGTCCGTAAAGATTGAAGGGGCAGCCGCGCCGGGGCAAAGCACCGGGCAAGCCATGACGGCAATGGAAAAAAGCGCGGCAAGTCTGCCCCCCGGTTTTGATTATGCCTGGACGGGGCTTTCCTATCAGCAGCGTGTGTCCGCAAGTCAGGCCCCTTTGTTGTACGCTGTTTCCATTATCGTGGTTTTTCTTTGTCTGGCTGCCCTGTACGAAAGCTGGACTATCCCGCTGGCAGTGCTGCTGGCGGTGCCCACGGGCATTGTGGGCGCACAGGGCGGTGTGTACCTGCGCGGCATGAATAACGACATCTATCTGCAAATTGCACTGCTGACGATCATTGGCCTGTCGGCCAAGAACTCAATCCTGATCGTGGAATTTGCCAGAGAAATGCACAGGGGCGGCAAAGATCTGGTTGCAGCCACTGTGGAGGCCTCCCGGCTTCGCCTGCGGCCCATCATAATGACCTCGCTATGCTTCATTCTTGGTGTGGTGCCGCTGGCGCTCAGCAGCGGGGCAGGCTCCGGCGCGCAAAACGCCCTTGGCACAGCAGTGCTGACAGGCATGATCACCGCGACAGGTTTGGGCATTTACTACACGCCGCTGTTCTTCATCGTCGTGACCCGCTTTTTCAGCG